A region of the Candidatus Thermoplasmatota archaeon genome:
CCGCCCCCGCCGGCGCCCGTGAGCTTGGCGCCGAAGCTTCGCTTGCGGCACGCTTGCACGAGGGCGTCGAGCTGCGGCGTCGAGACCCCAAGGATCGTCAGGAGATCGTGCGCACGGTTCATGCACTCGCCCAGGGCGGGAAGGTCGCCCTGCGAGAGCGCCGTGCGGCCGCGTCGCGCGACCTGGCCGATCTCGCGCACGACGTCGCGGCCGAAGGACGAGCGCTGCACGAACGTGGCCGCCTTGGCGACCATCTCGCCGGTGGGCGCCCGCCGGCCCACGTTGCCGATAACAAGCGACAGGGGCGCGACCGGCTGGTCGTGCACGTGCCAGGTCCGGTCGTTGCGCGAGAAGCTCCACAGGTGACCCGCGCCTTCCGACGTGTCGAGGAGGATGCCGCCGCCGTGCGTGGCGATGCTCGTGTCCGTCGGGCTCGCGCGGCCGTCCTGCGCGGCAAGCTCCGTCTCGAACGCCCGCCGCGCGATCTCCGCCTCCTCGATCTTGCCCGAGAGCGCCGACAGGCAGGCGACCGTCGCCACCGAGAGCGCGGCCGAGGAGC
Encoded here:
- a CDS encoding mevalonate kinase is translated as SSAALSVATVACLSALSGKIEEAEIARRAFETELAAQDGRASPTDTSIATHGGGILLDTSEGAGHLWSFSRNDRTWHVHDQPVAPLSLVIGNVGRRAPTGEMVAKAATFVQRSSFGRDVVREIGQVARRGRTALSQGDLPALGECMNRAHDLLTILGVSTPQLDALVQACRKRSFGAKLTGAGGGGCMVALTDAPREVARIVEERGALAYVLSVPEPGVRIQ